A stretch of DNA from Methylosinus sp. LW4:
CTCATCGCCGGCGCGCAAATCTTCGTGACCTTGAGCGTGCCGGGATTTTTCGCCGGCGGCTATTGGCTCATCGCCCTCGATCTCGCGCTCATCGGCCTCTATTTCTTCCTCACCTTCGAGGCCGGCCGCGATTATGAGGCGCAGCGCCTGCGCGAGAAGCGCCGCCGGCGGCGCGGTCCCGAGACCGAGGCCGCGGACGGCCGCTTCAGCCGCCTGCAACGTCAGGCGCGCGCGCTTCTCGCCCGGTTCGGCCAGTAAGCGCGCGGCGCACGTCCGCGATACGGCTAATACAATTCTAACGACTTGATTCACCACCCATTTACCGCATCGACGGTAGTGGAGGTAAACGACGGATTCAGGCTGTTGTTTAAAGCGGTCTTCATTCGCGGCGGATAGGTTCTGGTCCATCGAGACACGGACCGGACTTTCCAATATCCGGCGCAATAAACGAGACGGAGCTTGTTCATGAATACGGCGTCGAAGACCGAGGCGGCGCAGGTCCGCTCAGAGAAGATCAACGAAATTCGTCCGATCTATCTCGAATCCCTCACGCTGGTGGAGCGTCTGCATCGCCGCCTGCTCGATGTCATCAAGGACGAGTTCGACCGCCGCAATCGCGGCGACGTCAATTCCGTGCAGGCGCTGCTGCTCTACAATATCGGCGACAAGGAGCTCACCGCGAGCGAGCTGCGCACGCGCGGCTATTATCTCGGCTCCAACGTCTCCTACAATGTCAAGAAGCTCGTCGAGATGGGCTACCTCCACCACGCCCGCTCGCGCGTCGATCGCCGCTCCGTGCGCATCAGCCTCACGCCCAAGGGCAAGGAGGTTCATGATATCGTCGCAGCCCTCTACGAGAAGCATGCGACCACGGTGGAGCAGATCGGCGGCGTCTCCACCGCCGAGTTCCGCACCGTCAACACCGCGCTGACGCGCCTCGAGCGCTTCTGGACGGATCAGATTCGCTATCGCCTCTGACGCTTCCTCCGAGACTTTCTCCGCTCCACTCGGGCGATCTTCGCTTCACGCGTCGATCGCCCTTTTTCTTAGTCGCCTATCGCGGATTTTTGGCGGAATGGCGCGGATTTCTGCTATGAGAAACGCTCGCGGACGTTACGTCGATAGAGAGGCCTCTTCCATGCGCTGGTCGCTCACGCTCGGCTCGTTCAAGGGCACGGCCGTCCGCATTCACATCACTTTTCTGCTGCTGCTCGCCTGGATCGGCTTTTCCGCCTATCGCAGCGGCGGCGCGCAGGCGGCGCGCGACAGCGTGATCTTCATCACGCTCATTTTCGCCTGCGTCGTGCTGCATGAGTTCGGCCATATTCTGATGGCGCGGCGCTTCGGCATTCTCTCGACCGAGGTCACGCTGCTGCCGATCGGCGGCGTCGCCAATCTCGACCATATGCCGGAAAAGCCCTCTCAAGAGCTGCTGGTCGCGCTCGCCGGGCCGATGGTGAACATCGTCATCGCCACAGTCCTGTTCGTCGCGCTCGGCGCCTTCCAGCCGGAGACGCTGGCGCAGCTCGACGATCCGCATCTCAACGTCCTCGCGCGTCTCGCCGCCGCAAATCTGTTTCTGGCGCTGTTCAACATGATCCCGGCCTTCCCCATGGACGGCGGCCGCGTGCTGCGCGCCGCGCTCGCAATGTGGCTGCCGCGCGGAAAGGCGACGCGCATCGCCGCCTCCATCGGCCAAGGCTTCGCCTTCG
This window harbors:
- the ldtR gene encoding transcriptional regulator LdtR produces the protein MNTASKTEAAQVRSEKINEIRPIYLESLTLVERLHRRLLDVIKDEFDRRNRGDVNSVQALLLYNIGDKELTASELRTRGYYLGSNVSYNVKKLVEMGYLHHARSRVDRRSVRISLTPKGKEVHDIVAALYEKHATTVEQIGGVSTAEFRTVNTALTRLERFWTDQIRYRL
- a CDS encoding site-2 protease family protein; the encoded protein is MRWSLTLGSFKGTAVRIHITFLLLLAWIGFSAYRSGGAQAARDSVIFITLIFACVVLHEFGHILMARRFGILSTEVTLLPIGGVANLDHMPEKPSQELLVALAGPMVNIVIATVLFVALGAFQPETLAQLDDPHLNVLARLAAANLFLALFNMIPAFPMDGGRVLRAALAMWLPRGKATRIAASIGQGFAFALGFLGLFGNPMLVFIAIFVYIAASGEAQMTVASEAARGLTVADAMETRIAAIAWGADLGEAVETLLATSQDQFPVVAGDGRFMGLLDRSDIIEALKADDRSAPIAPHVQRDAPTVSVAAPLDETIEKFAGASAMGVLGADGALVGLLTRQSIGEIMLIANLRPDWRLGRRG